From Marivirga harenae, one genomic window encodes:
- the epsC gene encoding serine O-acetyltransferase EpsC produces MEEGFLDNLYQEHQTALGCPSPSSIIAFYESLVGFLFPDYGNEKITTRNELKNRFGDLRKDWHLLLQKRCKSLQKKYPGDEDVLFKDLTKIKSTLENDITAIYEGDPAAQSRLEVIKTYPGFKAIAAYRIANSIYNSGYQLIARMISEHAHSRTGVDIHPAAKIGSHFCIDHGTGIVIGETTDIGDHVKIYQGVTLGATSVKKENASQKRHPTIGNNVVIYANATILGGKTHIGDHCVIGGNSWITRSLESNSRLYYDSENKHLLKSNLE; encoded by the coding sequence ATGGAAGAAGGCTTTTTAGATAATTTATATCAAGAACATCAAACTGCATTGGGCTGTCCTTCTCCTAGCAGCATAATTGCCTTTTATGAATCATTAGTGGGTTTCCTTTTCCCAGATTATGGAAACGAAAAAATCACGACTAGAAATGAACTGAAAAACAGATTTGGGGATTTAAGAAAAGATTGGCATCTACTTTTACAGAAAAGATGTAAAAGCCTTCAAAAAAAGTATCCGGGGGATGAGGATGTTCTTTTCAAGGACTTAACAAAAATTAAATCAACTTTAGAGAATGACATTACTGCTATTTATGAAGGGGATCCGGCAGCCCAGAGTCGCTTAGAAGTGATTAAAACATACCCAGGTTTTAAAGCTATTGCTGCTTATAGAATTGCAAATAGTATTTATAATTCAGGTTATCAATTGATTGCACGAATGATTAGTGAACATGCACACAGCAGAACCGGGGTTGATATTCACCCTGCAGCAAAAATCGGATCCCATTTTTGCATAGACCATGGTACAGGAATCGTGATTGGAGAAACAACAGATATTGGTGATCATGTCAAAATTTATCAAGGAGTAACGCTTGGAGCAACAAGTGTGAAAAAGGAAAATGCAAGCCAAAAAAGACATCCAACAATTGGTAATAATGTGGTGATTTATGCAAATGCTACAATTCTTGGAGGCAAAACACATATAGGAGATCATTGTGTGATTGGTGGTAATAGTTGGATAACCAGAAGTCTGGAGTCAAATTCAAGACTTTACTATGATTCAGAAAACAAACACTTATTGAAAAGCAATCTAGAGTAG
- a CDS encoding DUF3137 domain-containing protein, whose amino-acid sequence MQSKLTFDQFYEKKLIPEIEKQEDQRKKYKRKFLTALLIGYIIYGIIVVSVEYIYFHNEDQNFFIAYVFCGILLIVPYIFFFQSFRRKFALVYKNNVIRKMIHFIDNGLSYSPTSGFSKSQYLRSELFKRRPDRYKAEDLVQGTIGQTPICFSEIKSEYKSTSGSGKNRKTQWHTIFDGIFFEADFNKDFKTKTFILPDYLERSLGFIGKKLQSLNVGRPPLVKLEDPEFEKYFAVYGEDQVEARYILSTSLMQRLTEFGKKRSLPIYISFVDNSIFVAIYESKNLFEPRIFRTNVNKDVIFEYFDMLKLVTGIVEDLNLNNRIWAGSKMK is encoded by the coding sequence ATGCAAAGCAAATTAACTTTTGATCAATTCTATGAAAAAAAGCTTATCCCTGAAATTGAGAAGCAAGAAGACCAACGAAAGAAGTATAAAAGGAAGTTCCTAACTGCTTTATTAATAGGATATATTATTTACGGAATTATTGTTGTCTCCGTTGAGTACATATATTTTCACAACGAAGATCAAAATTTTTTTATCGCATACGTGTTCTGTGGAATTCTTTTAATAGTTCCGTACATTTTCTTTTTTCAGTCGTTTAGGAGAAAATTCGCACTGGTATATAAAAATAACGTCATCAGAAAAATGATCCATTTTATTGATAATGGATTGTCATACAGTCCTACTAGTGGATTTTCAAAATCTCAATACTTACGAAGCGAGCTTTTTAAGCGAAGACCTGATAGGTATAAAGCAGAAGATTTAGTTCAAGGTACAATAGGTCAAACTCCCATTTGCTTCTCTGAAATAAAATCGGAATATAAATCTACAAGCGGCTCAGGAAAGAACCGCAAAACTCAATGGCACACTATCTTTGATGGTATTTTTTTTGAAGCTGATTTTAATAAGGATTTTAAGACAAAGACGTTTATTTTACCAGATTATCTAGAAAGATCACTGGGCTTTATTGGTAAGAAATTGCAGAGTTTAAACGTTGGCAGGCCACCACTAGTGAAATTAGAAGATCCAGAATTTGAAAAGTATTTTGCAGTATATGGAGAGGACCAAGTAGAGGCGAGGTATATATTATCTACATCGCTGATGCAGAGACTGACTGAGTTTGGTAAGAAGAGAAGCTTGCCGATCTACATTTCCTTTGTGGATAATAGTATTTTTGTTGCAATTTATGAGTCAAAGAATTTATTTGAACCTAGAATTTTTAGAACAAATGTTAATAAAGATGTAATTTTCGAATATTTTGACATGCTGAAATTAGTCACTGGAATTGTTGAGGATCTAAATCTAAATAACAGAATTTGGGCTGGTTCTAAAATGAAGTAG
- a CDS encoding LemA family protein has translation MLAIGIVAGVLLLIIILMYNSLVNKKNQVENSFSTIDAMLKKRYDLIPNLVNTVKAFMKHEKDLLSEITELRTKAVSGNLSDSEKIDVENRISGKMGGIMVAVENYPDLKSNSNFLQLQGAWTESEEQISAARRAYNSTVTDYNNAIQMIPTNMLASMMNYKKKDWFEIPNNERNNISAKDLFKA, from the coding sequence ATGTTAGCGATTGGAATAGTTGCTGGAGTCCTCTTATTGATTATTATATTGATGTATAACAGCTTGGTGAACAAGAAGAACCAAGTGGAAAATAGTTTTTCTACTATTGATGCCATGTTAAAGAAAAGGTATGATTTAATACCTAATTTGGTCAATACTGTGAAAGCCTTTATGAAGCATGAAAAGGATTTACTATCTGAAATTACAGAATTGAGAACCAAAGCTGTTTCTGGTAATTTAAGTGATAGCGAAAAAATTGATGTTGAAAATAGAATATCAGGAAAAATGGGCGGTATAATGGTAGCCGTTGAAAATTATCCGGATCTAAAGAGCAATTCTAATTTTTTACAGTTGCAGGGAGCATGGACAGAATCTGAAGAACAAATTTCAGCAGCTAGACGAGCTTACAATAGCACGGTGACGGATTATAATAATGCAATACAAATGATTCCGACCAATATGTTAGCTTCTATGATGAACTACAAAAAGAAAGACTGGTTTGAAATACCAAATAACGAGAGAAATAATATAAGTGCAAAAGATTTATTCAAGGCTTAA
- the cysM gene encoding cysteine synthase CysM, with amino-acid sequence MFVEDLVGNTPIVELKNIPTNKNVKIYCKLEGQNPGGSVKDRAALGMISAALERGEIKAGDKLVEATSGNTGIALAMIAKVKGLHMTLIMPENSTAERIQTMEAYGAKVILTSAKGTIEYSRTVAEEMAASGEYFMLNQFGNADNYLQHYKTTGPEIWKDTAGKITHFVSAMGTTGTIMGVSRYLKEQNPEIQIVGTQPTDGSRIPGIRRWSPEFLPKIFEANRVDRTIDVSETNATNMTQRMAKEEGILAGMSSGGALSAALEIANEIESGIIVCITCDRGDRYLSSGLFKI; translated from the coding sequence ATGTTTGTAGAAGATTTAGTGGGCAATACCCCAATTGTAGAATTAAAAAATATTCCAACCAATAAAAATGTTAAGATCTATTGTAAACTAGAGGGGCAAAACCCTGGTGGTAGTGTAAAAGATCGGGCTGCTTTGGGAATGATTAGTGCTGCCCTTGAGAGGGGAGAAATAAAAGCCGGAGATAAGTTAGTAGAAGCTACAAGTGGCAATACTGGAATTGCATTAGCAATGATAGCCAAAGTGAAGGGCTTGCATATGACCTTGATCATGCCCGAAAACTCTACAGCAGAAAGAATTCAAACAATGGAAGCCTATGGAGCTAAAGTAATTCTAACAAGTGCAAAAGGTACCATTGAATATTCACGAACAGTAGCCGAGGAAATGGCTGCTAGTGGTGAATATTTTATGCTTAATCAATTCGGAAATGCAGATAATTATTTACAGCATTATAAAACCACTGGGCCCGAAATTTGGAAAGATACAGCGGGAAAAATTACACATTTTGTTTCTGCGATGGGAACCACAGGTACAATTATGGGTGTATCAAGATATTTGAAGGAACAAAATCCTGAAATACAGATTGTAGGAACACAGCCGACAGACGGCTCAAGAATTCCAGGAATCAGAAGATGGTCTCCCGAATTTTTACCTAAGATATTTGAGGCTAATCGAGTGGATAGAACTATAGACGTTAGCGAAACCAACGCGACCAATATGACACAAAGAATGGCTAAAGAAGAAGGTATTTTGGCGGGAATGAGCAGTGGTGGAGCATTGTCTGCAGCATTGGAAATTGCCAATGAAATTGAATCTGGCATTATTGTTTGCATAACGTGTGATCGTGGTGATCGTTACTTGAGCTCTGGTCTATTTAAGATCTAA
- the truA gene encoding tRNA pseudouridine(38-40) synthase TruA, whose translation MAVRFEFFYLIEIQYLGFRYHGWQFQPGLKTLQGTLEKTLNFLFAGEKFKILGAGRTDAMVSAESAYFELFTNEELDVNRFQHTLDDNLPADIQVVDIQTVDKEFNIIQDVREKIYHYYFASVEEKYPFASPFMNCIREPLDVEMMSRGAKLFEGENDFQFFITGDAEKKNTIRKIEECSIEKNSELSASFFPNESFVFKIRGKGFMRYQIRLMMGALIRLGRKEISLQDISNALEGNLPTFQKLSAAASGLRVKAVSFRS comes from the coding sequence ATGGCTGTTCGTTTCGAGTTTTTTTATCTAATTGAGATTCAATATCTGGGTTTTCGATATCATGGATGGCAGTTCCAACCAGGATTGAAAACATTACAGGGTACTTTAGAAAAAACTTTAAATTTTCTTTTTGCTGGTGAGAAATTTAAAATATTGGGCGCAGGGCGGACGGACGCAATGGTTTCAGCGGAGTCTGCTTATTTTGAATTATTCACCAATGAAGAATTGGACGTTAACAGGTTTCAGCACACATTAGATGATAATCTTCCAGCTGATATTCAGGTAGTAGATATACAAACTGTTGATAAAGAATTTAATATCATTCAGGATGTGAGAGAAAAAATCTATCATTATTATTTTGCTTCTGTGGAGGAAAAATATCCGTTTGCATCGCCTTTTATGAATTGTATTCGAGAGCCTTTAGATGTTGAAATGATGAGCAGAGGAGCAAAACTATTTGAGGGGGAAAACGATTTCCAGTTTTTTATCACAGGAGATGCGGAAAAGAAAAACACTATCAGGAAAATTGAAGAGTGTAGTATAGAGAAAAATTCAGAGTTATCTGCAAGCTTCTTTCCAAACGAAAGTTTTGTTTTTAAGATAAGAGGGAAAGGCTTTATGCGTTACCAAATTCGCTTAATGATGGGAGCATTAATACGACTGGGTAGAAAGGAAATTTCCTTGCAAGATATTTCAAATGCGCTAGAAGGAAATTTACCAACTTTTCAAAAATTAAGTGCTGCTGCTTCTGGTTTGAGAGTGAAGGCTGTAAGCTTTAGATCTTAA
- a CDS encoding DUF2141 domain-containing protein yields MYQYLLILFTLFMQPKTSTLELEIGEFRNMKGHVLVSVFDNSEDFPSNEQNAIVNKKVKVTQKKHTILIDGLSAGEYAVVFLHDENGNEKMDTNFVGAPTEGYGASNDAVNTFSAPKYKEAKFLLEGEKKFLKLKIFY; encoded by the coding sequence ATGTATCAATACCTATTAATTCTGTTTACTTTATTTATGCAACCCAAGACTTCTACTCTTGAGCTTGAGATTGGGGAATTTAGAAATATGAAGGGTCATGTGCTAGTATCTGTATTTGATAATTCTGAGGACTTCCCCTCAAATGAACAGAATGCGATTGTGAATAAGAAAGTTAAGGTCACCCAAAAAAAGCACACAATCTTGATTGACGGACTTTCTGCTGGTGAATATGCAGTTGTATTCTTACATGATGAAAATGGAAATGAAAAAATGGACACGAATTTTGTAGGAGCGCCCACAGAAGGTTATGGTGCAAGCAATGACGCTGTCAATACATTTAGTGCTCCAAAATATAAGGAAGCAAAATTCCTTTTGGAAGGTGAAAAGAAATTCCTAAAATTGAAGATATTTTATTAA
- a CDS encoding alanine/glycine:cation symporter family protein encodes MQEVNNFLIFIDSFIGSATWFPYALLGTGLFFTIYLKFPQIRFFKHAVKIVSGKFDKKDLPGDTSHFQALATALSGTVGTGNIAGVAFAIHLGGPAALFWMLVTAAIGMCTKFVEVSLSHKYRTKLDDGTMAGGPMYYMKNANFTFNGKKVNLKWLAAIFAFATVLSSFGTGSLPQINSISSTLLATFGIDQVVTGAVLAVLLALVIIGGIKRIAAVTSKLVPAMAIIYFIGAFAVILFNYENIIPSLIAIFGDVFTGSAATGGFIGANIAYAFNRGVNRGLFSNEAGQGSAPIAHASAKANEPLSEGMVAILEPFIDTIIICTVTGLVLLSSGAWNEKHSNKFEYSEIEILDKQYVESNEEHKNKIYLHINDEEKLPTYSGELKVVDGKIQNDDFTFIHSRSFADNIMVYKDEGLLTDEVFTGSVNITNGKVSDDRPIKFIGESLVHSAPLTALAFKRGFFGDWGQYIVSIGLLLFAFSTAISWSYYGDRAMTYLFGPKSVIYYRIVYVVAFFFAAFQDTTIIWTLSAITIALMTLPNLLGILWLRKDMKKTIGEYGDFFEENFPGEDHPKFK; translated from the coding sequence ATGCAAGAAGTAAATAATTTCCTCATTTTTATTGACAGTTTTATAGGGAGTGCCACTTGGTTTCCATACGCTTTATTGGGAACTGGTTTATTCTTTACAATTTATTTAAAATTCCCACAAATACGATTTTTTAAACATGCTGTTAAAATTGTTAGCGGAAAGTTTGATAAAAAAGATTTACCTGGTGATACCTCCCACTTTCAAGCCTTAGCAACAGCACTTTCAGGAACAGTAGGTACAGGAAACATTGCAGGAGTTGCGTTTGCTATCCACTTAGGAGGGCCAGCAGCCTTATTCTGGATGTTAGTTACTGCTGCAATAGGGATGTGTACAAAATTTGTCGAAGTGTCTTTATCACATAAATACAGGACTAAACTTGACGATGGTACTATGGCTGGAGGCCCAATGTACTATATGAAAAATGCTAACTTCACTTTTAATGGTAAAAAAGTGAATTTGAAATGGCTAGCAGCCATATTTGCATTTGCTACAGTACTTTCTTCATTTGGTACTGGAAGTTTACCTCAAATCAATAGTATTTCAAGTACTTTATTAGCCACTTTTGGAATTGATCAGGTGGTAACGGGCGCAGTTTTAGCTGTGCTTTTAGCTTTAGTAATTATTGGTGGAATCAAGAGAATTGCAGCAGTTACATCAAAACTGGTTCCGGCAATGGCCATCATATACTTCATAGGGGCTTTCGCTGTTATCCTTTTCAATTACGAGAACATTATTCCTTCATTGATTGCTATTTTTGGTGATGTATTTACTGGCTCAGCAGCAACTGGCGGTTTCATAGGAGCTAATATCGCTTATGCATTTAACAGAGGGGTAAACAGAGGTTTATTTTCCAATGAAGCGGGTCAAGGGTCTGCACCTATCGCTCACGCTTCAGCTAAAGCAAACGAACCGCTTTCCGAAGGTATGGTTGCCATCTTAGAACCTTTCATTGATACCATTATCATTTGTACAGTTACGGGTTTGGTTCTGCTATCTTCAGGAGCTTGGAATGAAAAACATAGCAATAAATTTGAGTATTCTGAAATCGAGATTTTAGATAAGCAATACGTAGAATCCAATGAGGAGCATAAAAACAAAATATACCTCCATATCAATGATGAAGAAAAACTTCCTACTTATTCTGGTGAATTAAAAGTTGTTGACGGAAAAATTCAAAATGATGATTTCACATTTATCCACAGTAGAAGTTTTGCTGATAACATTATGGTCTATAAAGATGAAGGTCTATTGACTGATGAAGTATTTACTGGATCTGTTAATATTACAAATGGTAAAGTTTCGGATGATAGACCAATCAAATTCATAGGAGAATCATTGGTTCATAGTGCACCATTAACTGCATTAGCATTCAAAAGAGGTTTCTTTGGTGATTGGGGACAATATATTGTATCAATAGGATTGCTACTATTTGCTTTTAGTACTGCTATTAGCTGGTCATATTACGGTGACAGAGCCATGACATACTTATTTGGGCCAAAGTCTGTAATTTATTATAGAATTGTTTACGTAGTCGCATTCTTCTTTGCTGCTTTCCAGGACACTACAATTATCTGGACATTGTCGGCCATAACGATAGCCTTAATGACTTTACCAAACTTGTTGGGCATTTTATGGCTAAGGAAAGATATGAAGAAAACGATTGGTGAGTATGGTGATTTCTTTGAAGAGAATTTTCCTGGAGAAGATCATCCGAAGTTTAAATAA
- a CDS encoding fructosamine kinase family protein, producing MIPEVIKQFVYSLHNHKISGFSSVPGGSINNAFRYYAGKEEFFLKFNQEVEGIIEKEVDGLKAISKLNCISTPKVIAFQKVESYELLVLPFIKEGIKTSRAWEAFGEQLAEMHSVPVPYYGWHQNNFIGSLPQSNEQTDNFPSFFINQRLRPQIQLAHQNTYFSSKQLNLFDVLFQKLPEILPDTKPSLVHGDLWSGNFMIDEVGIPYLIDPSIHYNYRESDLAFTYLFGGFDSKFYEAYNQHFPLEAGFAERIPLYNIYPLLVHLNIFGTGYLGSVMNNLYQYVR from the coding sequence ATGATTCCCGAAGTAATTAAGCAATTTGTCTATTCGCTACACAATCATAAGATTAGCGGATTCTCATCCGTTCCTGGCGGGAGTATTAATAATGCTTTTCGCTACTATGCTGGAAAGGAGGAGTTTTTTCTGAAATTTAATCAGGAGGTCGAAGGAATAATTGAGAAAGAAGTGGACGGACTGAAAGCAATTTCAAAATTGAATTGTATTTCCACGCCAAAAGTGATAGCTTTTCAAAAAGTTGAGAGTTACGAGCTTTTGGTATTACCATTTATAAAAGAAGGAATAAAAACTTCTAGAGCATGGGAGGCTTTCGGTGAACAATTAGCTGAAATGCATTCAGTACCTGTCCCTTATTATGGTTGGCATCAAAATAATTTTATCGGTAGTCTACCTCAATCTAATGAACAGACTGATAACTTTCCATCGTTTTTCATTAATCAAAGGTTAAGGCCTCAAATTCAATTAGCTCATCAGAATACATATTTTTCTTCTAAGCAATTAAATCTCTTTGACGTTTTATTTCAGAAGCTTCCTGAAATCCTTCCTGATACAAAACCTTCATTAGTGCATGGCGATTTGTGGAGTGGAAATTTTATGATTGATGAAGTCGGCATTCCGTACCTAATAGATCCATCAATTCATTATAATTATAGAGAAAGCGATCTTGCTTTCACCTATCTCTTTGGCGGCTTTGATTCAAAGTTTTATGAAGCCTACAATCAGCATTTTCCTTTAGAAGCAGGATTTGCTGAAAGGATTCCTCTCTACAATATTTACCCACTACTAGTGCATTTGAATATATTTGGAACTGGATACCTCGGTTCAGTTATGAATAATCTTTATCAATATGTAAGATAA
- a CDS encoding dihydrofolate reductase: MKISMIVAKANDNAIGKNNDMIWHLPDDLKYFKDKTRNHHILMGRKNFDSLGEQYQPLPKRVNIVITRNKDWQHDGVKVFHDIEDGIAFAKKNNEEELFIIGGGQIYEACLPMADCLYITEVKAEFPDAEAYFPEFDKSLWKEVNRKHHPKDEKHQFEFDYVTYHRN; the protein is encoded by the coding sequence ATGAAAATATCGATGATTGTGGCAAAAGCTAATGATAATGCCATCGGAAAGAATAATGATATGATTTGGCATCTACCGGATGACTTGAAATATTTTAAGGATAAAACACGTAATCACCACATTTTAATGGGAAGAAAGAATTTTGATTCCTTAGGTGAACAATATCAGCCGCTACCGAAAAGAGTGAACATAGTAATTACACGAAATAAAGACTGGCAACATGATGGAGTAAAAGTATTTCATGATATTGAAGACGGAATTGCTTTTGCAAAGAAAAACAATGAAGAAGAATTATTTATAATAGGAGGTGGACAGATATATGAGGCCTGTTTGCCGATGGCCGATTGCCTGTATATAACTGAAGTCAAGGCTGAATTCCCTGATGCTGAAGCCTATTTTCCAGAATTTGATAAATCATTATGGAAAGAGGTTAACCGTAAACATCATCCTAAAGATGAAAAACATCAATTTGAATTTGATTATGTAACCTACCACCGAAATTAA
- a CDS encoding PAS domain-containing sensor histidine kinase, whose protein sequence is MRQQLPSGILDLMELSDDLVFVLNEDFDFIKVNRFSQTHLGYPPKLLEGTNLFDFIPSKKNKKFRENLLNRTPIHDFPCPFIHKNQDQIPFSWSIKFNADTGFYIGTGKYQEPENVLNGERKKIIQSSRYLINGTQNLIWSVDKNYLLLAANEAMVASFKKQLDFTLHVGQNMLEIPIVNDAYLNKWKALYDQGLSGQTISVEIGPTENKDVDPGWISANIAPIYENSELVGLVCHSTDITEKKNIELQLQKQNELVQNILQHIPMGVAVNDISTGKQVLINQEFSKAYGWPDSELTDVSSFFEKVYPDPKYRKEIQGLINAGIETGDMGKMRWNEIKITTKEGETKYVDAKNIPLPSQDLMISTVMDVTQKVRNKKGIANALKEMHNILESISDAFYALDRSFNFTYVNESALKTMRKSQNDLIGKNLFEEFPQIGKTVFKDYLDHVKKTTEPVQFEFYFEYFDLWFDESIYPSQDGYSIYYKDITKRKLITQALEEAYENESEILESISDAFVAVDREFNFTYFNKKAEKLLRVSKEDALGKNQWDLFDYAKGSVAEQEYNKSIQNKETRTFDYYDEPLNIWLNVRSFPSKNGLSIYFRDITQEKNQQEELKNLNLELKDYTQKLENSNKELEQFAYIASHDLQEPLRMVSSFMTQLKIKYEDQLDDKAQTYINFAVDGAKRMRQIIVDLLEYSRAGTQQEKLEKLDLNNEIAEVLSLLHSSVSKKNIDLEIEELPEVYYSRTAIKQLFHNLIGNAIKYSKLDSQPKIEIKCKECKLHYEFEIKDNGIGIDPKNNEKIFQIFQRLHSKSEYPGTGLGLAICKKLVEKYGGKLWVESLLGIGSSFSFTVPKNFKT, encoded by the coding sequence ATGCGCCAGCAACTCCCCTCAGGCATACTAGACTTAATGGAATTGTCCGATGATTTGGTTTTTGTACTAAATGAGGATTTTGATTTTATTAAGGTAAATAGATTTAGCCAGACCCACCTTGGCTATCCACCTAAGTTACTCGAGGGGACAAATCTCTTTGATTTTATACCATCAAAAAAGAATAAGAAATTTCGTGAAAATCTACTTAATAGAACCCCAATTCATGATTTTCCCTGTCCTTTCATTCATAAAAATCAAGACCAAATTCCGTTTTCTTGGTCAATTAAATTCAATGCAGATACGGGTTTCTATATCGGTACTGGAAAATACCAAGAACCAGAAAATGTATTGAATGGAGAACGAAAAAAGATTATTCAATCTTCACGATACCTCATCAATGGCACACAAAATCTAATTTGGAGTGTAGACAAGAATTACTTGTTGTTAGCAGCAAATGAGGCGATGGTAGCAAGCTTCAAAAAACAATTAGACTTTACTTTGCATGTAGGACAAAATATGCTTGAAATCCCAATCGTAAACGATGCCTATCTTAATAAATGGAAAGCATTATATGATCAAGGACTTAGCGGTCAAACGATTTCAGTTGAAATTGGTCCAACTGAGAACAAAGATGTAGATCCTGGTTGGATTAGTGCTAATATCGCACCAATATATGAAAATTCTGAACTTGTTGGCTTGGTTTGCCATAGTACTGACATTACAGAGAAGAAAAATATTGAACTACAATTGCAAAAGCAAAATGAACTTGTACAAAATATTTTGCAGCACATCCCCATGGGAGTTGCTGTTAATGATATTAGTACGGGCAAGCAAGTTTTAATTAATCAGGAATTTAGTAAAGCTTACGGTTGGCCAGATAGTGAACTTACCGATGTATCATCATTTTTCGAAAAAGTGTATCCTGATCCGAAATATCGAAAAGAAATTCAAGGATTGATCAATGCTGGAATTGAAACTGGGGATATGGGAAAAATGCGTTGGAATGAGATAAAAATTACTACTAAAGAAGGTGAAACAAAGTATGTAGATGCCAAAAATATTCCGCTACCCAGTCAAGATTTAATGATTTCCACGGTAATGGATGTCACTCAAAAAGTCCGTAATAAAAAAGGAATTGCAAATGCCCTAAAGGAAATGCATAATATACTGGAAAGCATTTCTGATGCATTTTATGCTTTAGATCGAAGTTTTAATTTCACTTATGTGAACGAAAGCGCGCTAAAAACGATGCGGAAATCACAAAACGACCTCATCGGTAAAAATTTATTTGAAGAATTTCCGCAAATTGGTAAAACTGTATTTAAGGATTATTTGGATCATGTAAAGAAAACCACAGAGCCGGTGCAATTTGAATTCTATTTCGAATATTTTGATTTGTGGTTCGATGAAAGTATCTACCCTAGCCAAGATGGTTACTCTATTTATTACAAGGACATCACTAAAAGAAAGCTTATAACACAGGCATTGGAGGAGGCTTATGAAAATGAAAGTGAAATATTAGAAAGCATTTCAGATGCTTTTGTAGCCGTAGATCGAGAATTCAACTTTACTTACTTTAATAAAAAAGCGGAGAAGCTTTTACGTGTTTCCAAAGAAGATGCTTTGGGAAAAAACCAATGGGATTTATTTGATTATGCCAAAGGTAGCGTTGCAGAACAAGAATACAACAAATCCATACAAAACAAGGAAACACGAACTTTCGATTACTATGATGAGCCTTTAAACATTTGGCTGAACGTCAGAAGTTTCCCTTCAAAAAATGGGCTCTCTATCTATTTCAGAGATATAACACAAGAGAAAAACCAGCAAGAGGAATTAAAAAATTTAAACCTAGAATTGAAGGATTACACTCAAAAGCTAGAGAATAGTAATAAGGAACTAGAGCAATTTGCTTATATCGCCTCCCATGATTTACAAGAACCACTTAGAATGGTGTCTAGTTTCATGACCCAATTGAAAATTAAATATGAAGATCAATTGGACGATAAAGCCCAAACTTACATCAATTTTGCGGTTGATGGTGCAAAACGCATGCGCCAAATAATAGTAGATCTATTGGAATATTCCAGAGCGGGTACTCAACAAGAAAAGCTAGAGAAATTAGATTTGAATAATGAAATAGCGGAGGTTTTAAGCCTTCTTCATTCAAGCGTTAGCAAGAAAAATATTGACTTAGAAATTGAGGAACTACCAGAGGTGTACTACTCCAGGACTGCCATTAAGCAGCTATTCCACAATTTAATTGGTAATGCCATCAAATATTCTAAATTAGACAGTCAGCCAAAAATTGAAATAAAATGTAAGGAATGTAAACTTCATTATGAATTTGAAATAAAAGATAATGGAATAGGGATTGACCCAAAAAATAATGAAAAAATATTTCAAATATTCCAAAGGCTTCACTCAAAATCCGAATACCCTGGAACAGGTTTAGGGTTGGCTATTTGCAAGAAGTTAGTGGAAAAATATGGAGGCAAGCTATGGGTCGAATCGCTATTAGGAATTGGAAGTAGTTTTTCCTTTACTGTACCCAAGAACTTTAAAACATGA